The Lutra lutra chromosome 7, mLutLut1.2, whole genome shotgun sequence genome segment CTTCCTGAGAACTGGATGGCTCTAAGGCCAAACAGAAAATCCCACCAGtactttcttcccctcctcctgcacaGGAATGGAATGGAAATTGCCCTTGGCTCCCCTTTCAAGTTCTCCCAGGTGAACCtcttggttttggaatcaaactTTTCTCTCTGGAAAAACAGGAACTAATAATAAACTAGAGATCATAAATATGTTCATCTCACCTCTGATAAAAGCAGTAGTCCAGTATCCTTCACTCGAGAAGCAAAGCAGTAATTGGCACTCTTAGAAGACATGTCGGCGAAGTAGATTCCTTTCCCaaactgaaatatataaacaaacttGAAGGTCAGCTGCTTAATCCATTGTGTTAACAAGAAGGCCTGTGCCACTGACTCTGTGTTTCATGATCTTAAACACAATATAGACCTTTCTCCACTTCCCTTTGCAATTCTTTTCCAGAGAAGCTGGTGTATTCTTGAGTCTCTGCTTTCTGAGGGGGTAGAAAGGATATCTTTAGGAATTTAAAGAAAGAGGGACATAGTAAGAAATGTTAGggtgtgaaaaaagaaaaaaaagttagggtTATCAGTGAGCTGGTTTACTTCTCGGGAAGGGTACTATGGAATCCTAATctagaagaaaaaagggaggggggggaAAGGACTAAGAAAATTATTGTATCCTTTACCCTTGTGCCTCCTTCCAGGATTCTACTCACCATGTAACCTGTGATGGGAGCCTCAGGTGGGGCAATTCGAAGCCCATGGCTCAGGATTCCCACCCAGTTACTAAGCCTGGAACCATGCCATAGCAGCATCCTAGGGAACAGGTATTATTATTGTACTCTGTTGCTCTCCAGCAGAGATAGGCCATAAGGATAAAAAAgccattttctcccattttccagaagTTCCATAACTGCACTTCTGGCAAGGCAATGTCTTCCCAAACCCAAAGCTAAACTGAGACCTGTTATGAAGGTCCTCTCTGAAGGCTTCTTTCTCACCCTCCTTCTCCACTTCAAAGACATCAAGCAAGGTCATGGTATAGTCCCTGTGTGTGGGAGCATGAGTAGACTGCAGGTACTGGGAAATTACCtgtgagaagaaatgaaagaaatgactgGTGTGGACTCTACAAGAGACCAGACCAAACTGAAGAACCTCAGGGCTTCTGGTAAAAATCAGAGACTTTCTGCTCCCTAATGGCCTCAcaagacagtgagaaagagctgTACCTTCCCTAATTCCTGGTAAACTGAAATTCTGCTCTATACAAAAGTTTGCTCTTgggcaaccctcttgggtcccctcctttgggagctttgtattatcactcaataaaccttgcttgctgctctccaaaaaaaaaaaaaaaaaaaagttcattcttAACCAGAGTAGTCACAGAACAGTGGGGTAAGGAGCATGGGTCTTACaggtaggaaaataaatgatcatttttcttactttgaaCTCATAACTTTCATGGTCTAGAGGGTGCAGGGCACAATGCAGTTTTCTGTAGTGTTGGTCCAATGGGTGTTCTGGGCTTTGCAGCTCTGTCTTCACCAGCTTAATGGCAATTTCAATGTCTCCCAAAGCCTGACAAGATGAGATATAGGATCAATGTGTAGGGACTTGGAACCAGAGAGTAATAGTTCCCAATCCACACGTCTTACCTCTAGTAATTGTACTTTGTCTGAcagttctttctctgtctggattAATGGAGGGGTACGGAGTCTAAGGACAGAGATATAATCCATAATCAGTTCTCTGATGGGTGGCCAAAGGCATATGACTAAAAGTAACAGactaaagataaaacaaacacACTGTATAGATTTTGACATCTGGGACTAGAAATgcaattcttttttatgggtTCCCTTAATACATTTCAGATGTACAGCTTTGTAGTTTGAAAGTCATCACTGCAAGTTCAGTTACTATCCCTCACCTTACAGCGGCCTCGTTCACCAATTtcgcccacccccaacccctttcctctgtctgttctttgtatctatgaattttttttttagaatctacATGAAttaagtcatatggtatttgtttttctctgttggcttattttgcttagcataataccatcaaGATCCATCCAACCATGttgtgcaaatggcaagatttcactcttttttttataactgagtagtattccattgtatatatatagcacttcttctttatccattcatctgtaatGAAcacacaggttgtttccatatcttggctattgtaaatgatgctgcaatgaacacagggatgcatatctttttgaattcgtgtcttcatatttttcagataaatatccGGAAGTGGAAtggttgggtcatatggtagttctactcTTAATtctttgaagaatctccatactgttttgtatAGCGGCTGTGCTAATTTACAGTTCTATCAGTAGTATACAagagttccttttcctccacatcctctccaacccttgttatttcttgttatCGATAATAcccaaatcttattttttaaataagatatatcAACTTCAAAAAGTAACAGCTTGGATATAGTCCTGTCTAGAAACAGAAGTAGACATGCTGACCACTCAGGGTTATTTTTAGGTCATAGAGTGctataaagcaagaaaagaataaaaacagaaaaagcaccAGAATATAGAATCAacaaagataaaatgtattttctatacCTACTGTCATTTGAATAGGGAATAGAGACTTTCACACCTGAAGCTATTTTACTTGTTGGCTGGATATCTAGGCCTATTTTTCTTGGTAACTTCTACTCGGTCAGAAAATATGGTTATAATCAGGCCAGGAGATGGCATCCCAAACTTGTAAGTGGACTACACAGGCTATCTATAAATCATTTTGGCTCTGTATCTATCTAAGATGATCATTTCATTAGAAATGAGAGTAAAAAGATTATAGTTACTGTTGAGTGATGTAGATGGATATAGGTATGTAGAAGACCAAAGAGAAGTGTAACAGCACAGGCCTTACCCAAAGTCATGTGGGATCCTGGTGTAGAATTCATTGCAAGCTTCCATGAGAACTCGTCCATGCTGACCAGCCCGAATACAGTCCTCAATCTTCTTTAGAGACTGGTAGCCTGCCTTGATTTGTGCCACTGTCAGCTTCCCTGCAGGCCCATCCAGAGATCATCAGAACTCACAACTAGGGTCCTATCCTGAAAACAGTATTCATGTGCCTAATCGACAAAGACTCCCACCTTTCAGCTCTCAAAACAGCATCTCCTACCCAACACTACCTCTCACCCCAGatctcctttctttcattcacaGTATCAACAAGCTTTAAATCACAAAGGTGATGAAACCTATTAAAGGAACTAGGAAATACAAAGAGAGAATGTGGGATAGAATCcgaagtcctaaaaaaaaaaaaaataaagaatctgaaGTCCTACCCAGTGGGGCTTTCTTGGTGTCGTATTTCATTTCTACCATCGTTTCTTCCATGGCCTGGACATTACAGATCAACTCTATCAGCTCCTGCACACGAAGATCTAGCTGTGATTCTGGTTTCAAAGGGGATTTAAGAGAGTCCCCTTTTGATTCTTCTTCACtctacaatggaaaaaaagagaattacaaaatCCGGAAGGATCAATTTTAAGGTCCCTGCAGGGCTGGCTCTACAGTACCCCTGGCAGGTGAACACTAATCAGATTCTGCTTGAACACAGGCTCATCCCATTATTAACCTGGTTAGAGTACTTGATGTGATTCCACCTTCTACTCTTCCCTATGCCTCCCACAGTTAAACTCTCAGAACAAGTCTAAAAGGCTCTCCTAATGAGTTGTTATGTTTAATTATGTTATGACAGCCATTAGGTCTCAGATCTTCTCATCTTAAAAAGACtaagatttttacatttctcaGATACTGTGACAGTTTTCAGCATCCTGGTTCCAACTCAACTTGttgaaattaatctttttaaatgtggtGTATAACCAGAAGTGAAGACAACTTTAAATGCTATTTCATGGTGTGACTATATATTACTCCTCTCTCAATCCATACATTAAACTTCTGGAAATAGgaccaaagatttttaaaaaaccgtATTAAATAATGAGACTAGAAAGCATATTCTATCTTTATTCTACAGTCTTTTCAAGATTACAAAGATCCGTGAAAGTTACCCCTGAGGGAACTGTATCCTTTGCTTAGGTGGGAAATAGCAAGACTCAGGATACCCTGATCTGTTCTATTCTGGGACCTGATCTAAGCCATTCTGCTAGACTTCACCTTGGTTCAGAGGAAGCAGTTTTCTCCCCAAATGTACAGCTGGAGTTTACCTGTGTACTGGTGGTATAGTCCATTTCTAGCATATCATATTTTCCAGGCACCTTCTCAAACTTCTCACGGTCCTCccaattgttttttgttttgtcaaggAATCTGTGGGATCCACAATGGTgagaaaaatcttataaaaaatctTAGAAGTAAGAAAACTCTTACTACTAGGAATGGGCTTATAATTGTTTCCTTAGAACATCtccaaactatttcttttttttccccccaactatTTCTTACAACTCTTATATCTGAATTCCCAAAAATCCTGGATTCTAAATTAGGAccctaaataaaaaaaagaaaaaaaggctctAGAGTCAATgggaataaaaaatgggaaaaaaggacTCTTGAGTTTCCCAAAGGCCCCAAAATACCACAAAAGCCTTTGAGATTTTAGACAAAAGATCCCTTTCTAAGCTCTTTCTCTGAAAGATTCCCAGAGACCAGAAAGCTGTCTCCATATcatatttcactatttttaaaatttttaaagctctaACTGAATATTCGCATCCTACCCACTTTTCCCAAATTTCCTTAATTGTTGGTCATATGCTAAATATATTAGATTCTTCTGTTTTtagttaatttctttcttttttttaatactttttttttttaagattttattatttatttaacacagagagagagatcacaagtaggcagagaggctggcagagagagaggggaggaagcaggctccctgtggagcagagagcctgatgcggggatcgatcccaggaccctgggaccacgacctgagccgaaggcagaggctttaacccatggagccacccaggcgcccctttttttagttccaaggagccacccaggcgcccctgtttttagtTAATTTCAAGGTTCCAGGTGATGTAATCACTAATTAAGGATGCAGTTTGGTATTCTAGTCATAGAATGTCACAGTGGAAACACATTAACATTGAGACCAAATCACACTTCttataaaattcttaaagaagatacatggaagaaaaagaatggtatTTTTTGATACTCATTTCTTAGAACTCACTTCTTCTGAAAGATTTCCTTGGCTTTGTTGAGGTCCCCTGAGCAAGCCACCAAGCTGTGCTGCCCCATTTTCCCAACTGCAAAataaattccacacataagttGGTTTCCTGCCTCCCAATCCAAGAAGAATTTTCTCAAAGTCTCCCCACTTAAGCATCTGACAAATaggcaggaaggggagagggaaaggtggATGGGCCGAGCAGACTGATCCTGTTGGTATTAGTTACCTGCTAACTGCCACAGTCCCTGAACAGCGTTAGCAGACCAACTTGCAGGACACTTCCCAGCCTCAACAAGCTGCTCTTAGTTTTTCCAATGGGAACTTGTTAATGAAGATGCTTGCTATTTCCCTTTTGTGAGCCCTTCCTAGGTTATAAAGCCTCCTTTCCACCAATTTAAACCCAGAGGATCTTCTGGTTACTCCCTAAGCTGTCTCTGGCTTTCTGaatgacaaatgagaaaaccaataATAAGAGTCATTACCACGGCCCCATCTCATCCAAACGCTGAAGTGCCTCTGGGCATCATCTTCTAACAGCTGAATCAAATAGTACTTGTTGTTGTTGAACTGAAGATTGGTCTATGATAAGAGAAACACCAACATGAGACAGGTTTACAAATGGAAGCCACATAAACTGATGTCTTCCTTGGTCATAGGTACTAGTAACTGCTGTAAGGAAAAAGCTACTATAAGGCTAATATCAGGGACTTAAGAATTAAAGATCTGGGCATTGAGACATGCTCATCTGtaattaccaagaaaaaaattcccataCATAGAACAGCTCCTCCCCTTACCTGATTTAGCATGACATCATAGACATCATTCCCTTCACAGTACACATGGGcctagagagagaaggaaaacattgaCGTTAGTGTAGTCTCAGTCCTCATGAGAGCCTTAGTAATGCTCtaaattttcttctgtctcaAGGTGTCATTCTCCAGCACCACCAATATCTACCTTCCAGGAAAGAACTGCAAAAGCACGTTCTTTTACATATAACCTATAATTCCTATAATAAAAccatgttggctt includes the following:
- the PARP2 gene encoding poly [ADP-ribose] polymerase 2 isoform X3; translation: MAARRRGTRSNGAGESVKTLLLKGKAPVDPECTAKVGKAHVYCEGNDVYDVMLNQTNLQFNNNKYYLIQLLEDDAQRHFSVWMRWGRVGKMGQHSLVACSGDLNKAKEIFQKKFLDKTKNNWEDREKFEKVPGKYDMLEMDYTTSTQSEEESKGDSLKSPLKPESQLDLRVQELIELICNVQAMEETMVEMKYDTKKAPLGKLTVAQIKAGYQSLKKIEDCIRAGQHGRVLMEACNEFYTRIPHDFGLRTPPLIQTEKELSDKVQLLEALGDIEIAIKLVKTELQSPEHPLDQHYRKLHCALHPLDHESYEFKVISQYLQSTHAPTHRDYTMTLLDVFEVEKEGEKEAFREDLHNRMLLWHGSRLSNWVGILSHGLRIAPPEAPITGYMFGKGIYFADMSSKSANYCFASRVKDTGLLLLSEVALGQCNELLEANPEAERLLQGKHSTKGLGKMAPSPASFITLNGSMVPLGPASDTGVLNPEGYTLNYNEFIVYNPNQVRMRYLLKVRFDFLQLW
- the PARP2 gene encoding poly [ADP-ribose] polymerase 2 isoform X1; this translates as MAARRRGTRSNGAGALDEAGRVHNGNTAIDDPLPAKKTRRCQRQGVKKEPVNGGEANNNKTEDKQESVKTLLLKGKAPVDPECTAKVGKAHVYCEGNDVYDVMLNQTNLQFNNNKYYLIQLLEDDAQRHFSVWMRWGRVGKMGQHSLVACSGDLNKAKEIFQKKFLDKTKNNWEDREKFEKVPGKYDMLEMDYTTSTQSEEESKGDSLKSPLKPESQLDLRVQELIELICNVQAMEETMVEMKYDTKKAPLGKLTVAQIKAGYQSLKKIEDCIRAGQHGRVLMEACNEFYTRIPHDFGLRTPPLIQTEKELSDKVQLLEALGDIEIAIKLVKTELQSPEHPLDQHYRKLHCALHPLDHESYEFKVISQYLQSTHAPTHRDYTMTLLDVFEVEKEGEKEAFREDLHNRMLLWHGSRLSNWVGILSHGLRIAPPEAPITGYMFGKGIYFADMSSKSANYCFASRVKDTGLLLLSEVALGQCNELLEANPEAERLLQGKHSTKGLGKMAPSPASFITLNGSMVPLGPASDTGVLNPEGYTLNYNEFIVYNPNQVRMRYLLKVRFDFLQLW
- the PARP2 gene encoding poly [ADP-ribose] polymerase 2 isoform X2; the protein is MAARRRGTRSNGAGDEAGRVHNGNTAIDDPLPAKKTRRCQRQGVKKEPVNGGEANNNKTEDKQESVKTLLLKGKAPVDPECTAKVGKAHVYCEGNDVYDVMLNQTNLQFNNNKYYLIQLLEDDAQRHFSVWMRWGRVGKMGQHSLVACSGDLNKAKEIFQKKFLDKTKNNWEDREKFEKVPGKYDMLEMDYTTSTQSEEESKGDSLKSPLKPESQLDLRVQELIELICNVQAMEETMVEMKYDTKKAPLGKLTVAQIKAGYQSLKKIEDCIRAGQHGRVLMEACNEFYTRIPHDFGLRTPPLIQTEKELSDKVQLLEALGDIEIAIKLVKTELQSPEHPLDQHYRKLHCALHPLDHESYEFKVISQYLQSTHAPTHRDYTMTLLDVFEVEKEGEKEAFREDLHNRMLLWHGSRLSNWVGILSHGLRIAPPEAPITGYMFGKGIYFADMSSKSANYCFASRVKDTGLLLLSEVALGQCNELLEANPEAERLLQGKHSTKGLGKMAPSPASFITLNGSMVPLGPASDTGVLNPEGYTLNYNEFIVYNPNQVRMRYLLKVRFDFLQLW